The following nucleotide sequence is from Trifolium pratense cultivar HEN17-A07 linkage group LG2, ARS_RC_1.1, whole genome shotgun sequence.
tgtacatttttttttaaggaaaataaatttacaattGTTGGATGAATTTTGATGGACTATGCCTTCagagtaaaaattaaataaaaattgttggatGGTGCTTCTTCatatattaaatgttaaaatttGGTTTAGTGCCGAAGAGTTTGAGTAGTATACATAAGGTCTTGTGTTTGATCATCTGCTTTATTGTaaataagaaaatgttatttatattttattggatAAAGTCTATAATGtacaaaacaaattttatatatataatgcataagtttattttatcatcaaattaataaattatattaaaatttatttgatcTAATAATGAGATTGACGTAATATATTACTTTATCACTTTAAGAAAATTAGTAGTTACTAAAATATCTAATCTACCCTTTCAAAATAAATGACCATATTCACAAAGTGAGGGTAACTATGACTTTTGCAATAAAGTTTCAATTGTTACCTAGTAAAGTACTTAAAAATTACCttttttgctataaaaaaattaatttattctattcaaattttacaatcttCAATACAAAGATAATCAAGTCTAtttaaattttgggaaaagCTAACATGTACCCTTAAGACACTTGTTTATCATAAATAGTAATTTTGCATTAAAAATTGTACATCTCAAATTTTCAGAGGTTAATAATAGATTTGTTTAAGgcataaatattatttaaagtatgtttgcacatgttagcatgacccataaatTTTACAAAGTTCAATGCAAAGATAATCATGCTTTCCAACGTTGTTTGTGTTTAGTTGTGTTgttttgaattataaatattaaaattaacaattttaattataaaatatttttatttataattaagaaaaactaatataatatatgatcttattgaaatatttttaagcAATTGTGCAAGTTTGTTTTGCACATTGTAAACTTCGATTTAAACTCATATTTGTGCAATGCCTCTTATAATTTTTAGAaacttgattaaaaatttgTCTTAATTAAACACTCAAGAGACACATTAGATAactaaaagataaaaaaaaaaaattattcaatgtttgttatatttatttaaaaatatattttaggatGTTGCCTCAACATGTGAAGCCATCTTGTCCTTGAATGATCAGACCCTCTAAATGTGTAAGTCTCACATTactaatgaaggaaaaaagataaaaaaaatatatattggagAAGGGAAGGGTGTGAGAATTCAATGCTATATATAGAGACTTTAAGTTCTTTGTTTCAACACACCAAACATTAACATCGAAAAACACTAAGTATATCtgcgtcttttttttttctcttatgttattgttttagagtatttgagatgtagttcaaatatttactttagaGTACTTTAGTTTAATGAACACATATAACACATGTTAATGATCTTAAAAACAATAActatttattgtaaaaaattaaaataggagTTTCGTTTTGGGAGGGCCGAGACAAGGCGATCCCTTGCCGCCTTTCATTTTCTTAATGGCGGCAGATGGTTTGAATGTAATGATATCGATAGTGGTTGAGGGTGAATTGTATAAAAGCTATTTGGTCGGTGATGATGTTGATCAACATGTTTGTATTTCCCATTTACAATTTAGTGTTGGAGGGGAATGACTCATTTGAGTTGTCTACTTTGCTGAGGAGGCTGTAGTAATGAATTAgctaaacatttattttttgaatgtgGTGTTTTCTATTGATGGTCGTTATTATGTTTTACAATTTGgtaataattatttgtttaataaaGAGACACGAATCGAAATGCATCTTTGCAATTTGAGTGGGTTGATTGATGTGCTTCTTGATAAAGTGAAGATTCTTGTTTGGTGGTGGCTGAAGACTGATAAAAAAGTTTTAGCTATGAATTGAATATGCAGTGGTATAACCCGCTACCTTGTTTAACGATTGGAATCAATTGATTTGGTTGTATTTTTTGAATATGTAACTTTGTatgtaattttttctttgtgGGGTGTGCTTTTTAATCTCCTTTTGACTCTATTTTTCTGTGTTTGATTAATGTTAGAATGTGATTTAATTCTCAATTGTTTTGATACTTAGTTAGTTGGAAGTTagttttagtttgttaataagTTGGTTACAACAATCCATTAGTTAGTCACAAACCAATTGTGAAGTTAGTTGCTTTATGTGTAAGTGACTTAGTTCACAAATCATTAGTATAGCTAGTATAAATAAATGTCAAGTGTATACTTTGTATGTAGATAATATGCCCCATTAGTGCATGAATAAAATATTGCTTTTCTCTTAGTTTTATCTTCTTCTACCTCATAAAACCAAGAACACAATTTTCCATTTCAATTCCTTCAACTGTTGCGCCCAAAGGCTTGCCTCAAGCCTACTACTATCTGTGTGCCATAGATCCAGGTGGTTAACTATGTGTGTGTTTGCAGAAACTTTGGTTTTTGCTTGTgttccaacaagtggtatcagagccgatggttcgacAAAGAGTTCGAAcggctccttgtatcgaaagtcttcgtgacaaaggtggtcaggtGTGGGGTCCCGTTGAGCAGTGTGGCTaacggcggtacaagtgtaggaggaagaaagcttccgcttgagggggagcatatcctagagtggatggactcacacttgacaagaagattgttgtggcaagtgtgagtggttaagtcccacattgcttagaaaagtggaggttgaacactttataagtgagatgagccataaacctaacactttaaggttttgggtaagagtgtggtgtacaactcacttgtgaagttgttcttaAGCCTAATGTGGATGATCTCCCTAGCTGCCCCCTCGCGGTTGACCCAACAATTAAGAATGTCTtacttattaatatattatttgactttttaaaaaaattaaattttttgatattatatatatatatatattgaaaataattacACACGAGTGAAAGAAAAATGGATAACAAGCTCGGCTAATTTTTTGGATTGACACTTTAAGAAAAAACTTTAACATTTGGCACTTtcttaacaaattaatttttcttaacaaattaatttttttgaaaaaagagaaGGACACATGGCTAAACTTGGAGCGCTCGATTCATCTTGACAGACCCGTCTGAAAGGTATacaaaatcaaaccaaatagAGACACCTTTCCGCAAGTTCAGTCTCACAGTTCTTTCTTGATGAAATTTCTTCACTCTTGTGACTGTCACTGACCTCTTCATAACCCACTCTAACGTTTTCCAATTTCAAAATCCCAAAGGTAAAAAAATTtaccctttcttttttctcATTATGCTAACaatgtgtttgtttttattCGGATTATAGAACTTGCATGTACTATTTTCCACCACCACGATGCTACTTTgtctttaataaaaatttcttttttacccttttttttgtgtgtgcaTGTAACAGGTGAAACTATAGAAAAAATTTGGACTTGTGAAAATCAGATTCAAACATGGCTGAATCAGAAGTGTGTCCTACTGTGGATGCAATTAGGGCATTTCTTGAACACTTGGTTGATCCTATGCTGGAAGAAAAACCTTGTATTTCAGATGATCCTTCACTATCTCTACAGCAGAAAGTTGCAAAACAGgttttttttcattcatcttGAAATTTTTGTTATTAGTTAACACCTAGGTGATTGATTATTTGGAACTGGTTTTAGTTAGGCCTTTTTGATGATTGTTTGCTATTTATGGCAATGTAGATGAAAAATGTTGTGGTATTGATAATTTCTTATCAccgtttttatttttggtattaaccctctggttctcaGGGGAAAGGGACCTGGTAATCTAGAGTTCGGCCGTGAGGTGAGTAAAGTCTGGCTaaaaattgttcccaccaggaatcgaactcgggttctttTTTATGTGACATTTCACATGATATGATGTCTCTCTGAGTTAGGGTTTGTCTAGCAGCATGTCAAATTCATAAATAAACTGAATCACATTTTACTTTAATGCATGTAAATTGTTGTTATAGTTAAATGACTTTTGGGGTTAGTATCGTTTTGGTATGTTTGAGTTTATCTAAATGCAAAAATAATTGAagttcctatttttttttattttaagattcaAGAACCACAAGTATTTAATTACATGATTATGGCGTAGGTGCATTCTGTTGTGTTACTATACAACTATTACCACAGAAAACAGAATCCAGAGCTAGAATTTGTGGCATTTAAGGAATTTTGCAAGTTGATTGTGGATCTGAGACCAGCTTTGTTACCATATATGAAATTCACGCAGCAGCCTGTTGAAGCTGACCTTGTTGATGTGGAGCAGCAAATGTCATTAACAGAAAAATCGATCATGAGTTCCTATGATATATGTACACTTTTAGACGCGTCAAAAAAAGTTCCTAATATAGAGGGATGGCCCATTTCTAAAGTTGCCGTCCTTTTGGTCGATAGTAAGAAGGAGAACTGCTTCTTGCTTTCTCGTTCCATCACTGATGGAGCATGGTCATTGATTGAAAAAGATGTGGATGCCTCCAATCAAATTTCTGAAGCTACAAGTGaaatcaaaacatacaaaaagAGAAGAGTCATTAAGAAGCCTTCAAATGACGGATTAAATGAAGGTCAAATTTTGCGAGTTGGATATTCTGTTGCTAAGGAAGCCGCTGGTAATTATTCTTCTTCTATGGAAAAATTGCAATAGCTATTGTTAGCAACTATAGTACTTTAGTTTTAATTTATTCGTAATTACAATCATATGTCACCGGACATTTTTCCGTGTaagtttttatttcatttttccaATTTATTTAACCTAGTGATGATGTCAACATGACAAGATGAAATATCATGCTGCATACTTTTCTTatgttttctatatatttttaggTTAATGTCAGGACATACCTTGTTCTTCCTTCTTTTCTGCTTGGTAAATAGTTTTTTCTCTATTAAGTTGTTCTTGTAGCATTTTGAGTAAGTGTATCATTATTTCTTAATATATGTTTTAACATGCGTTTTTTGATTCATAAAAGTCGACTATGATTCTTGTATCAATATTTCTTATTTCCTTTATGAACAGGTGTCAATACTattgatatttttcttttgaaaagtTACACCGTGTATTCCCATAGTAAAGAGAAGACAGCTTCACGCTTTTATATAATGAAGTGCTCACAGCCAATTAATGAGGGGTTTATTCAAATTCCTATCAAAGATTTAGTTGAAAGGTATGTTACAATTGGTATGGTTTTGCTATTTGCTGATGTTTCCTAAAGGGTGAATTGCATAACTGTGTCCAGTTGTCCATTGATAGGAAAAATGTTTACTTTTTTGTTTCATCCATTCAGTTGGATTAATTTTCCCTTGTCCGCCGAAAAGTCAAATATACTTTGTTTGCATACCAAGCAATGTCTTCCCTTCTAAATCTAGTTATAAACTTTATTATGAATCTGTGTTGACTTATAAACTTCCATTTTGATATTCATTTTATAATTGATTGTTAACAAACTTTGTGTGTGCTTCtctataacattttatattgcATGTTTGGATAGATTCCAAGGTCCTTTGGTCAAAAGAAGTTCTAGCAGTTGGAAGGTCACCCCAGTTGTTGAGTGCTTCCACGTGCTTCCTTATTCTGAAATAATCTCAGATTGGATATCTAGGTTGGTATAATCCACCTTTCCCTTTTTCTGATCCCAATTTAGAATTGATTTACTGTAATGAATTTTGTTGACCTTATTAGAAGTCTCAGAAACATAACATAGATTTCCTCAAATTATTTCTCATTTCcattttatgttttcttttgcTCATCTTTTCATCAGATAATGATGGCTATTTGCCTTATATTTTCTTTGTAGAGAAACATTCTCAAATAGTTTGCAAGATTCAAAGCTGGAAGAGAAACAATTCCCGAAGCTTGAAGTGACAGAATTGCATGTAAGTAGAGACGGCACGTCTATTGCTCTTGATAACAAGCCATGCAGTGATACTATCGTAGCTCTTAATCAGAAAGAGAACAATGGTTGCAGTACAATTATACTGCGTGGTTCTATCAAGGAAGACCAGGATATGGATGCAGACAACTCTTCAGTTTTTCTGTCTAAAGATAAAGAAGAATGCCAGAAGCATATTGCTGAATCACTTGTAAGTAGTGATGCCACGTCTAATGGTCTTGATAACAAGCCATGCAGTGATGATACTATTGTAGCTCTTAATCAGGAAAAGAACAATGCTTGCGGTACAATTATAAAGTTTGGTTCTATCAAGGAAGACCGGGATATGGATGCAGACAACTCTTTTGTTTTTCCGTCCAAAGATAAAGAAGAATGCCAGAAGCATATTGGCGAATCGAATGTAAGTAATGATGACATGTCTATTGGTCTTGATAACAAGCCATGCAGTGATACTATTGTAGCTCTTAATCAGAAGGAGAACAATGATTGCAGAACAATTATAAGGTGTGGTTCTATCAAGGAAGACACGGATATGGATGCTGGCATCTCTTTAGTTTTAACGTTTGAAGATAAAGAAGAATGCCAAAAACATATTGCCGAATCGCATGTAAGTAATGATGGCAAGTCTGTTGGTCTTGATAACAAGCCATGCAGTGATACTATTGTAGCTCTTAATCAGAAGGAGAACAATGATTGCGGTACAATTATAAGGTGTGGTTCTATCAAGGAAGACCAGAATATGGATGCAGGCAACTCTTTCGTTTTTCCGTCTGAAGATAAAGAAGAATGCCAGAAGCTTATTGCCGAATCGCATGTAAGTAATGATGGCATGTCTATTGGACTTGATAACAAGCCATGCGGTGATACTGTTGTAGCTCTTAATCAGAAAGAGAACAATGATTGCGGTACAATTATAAGGTGTGGTTCTATCAAGGAAGACCAGGATATGGATGCAGGCAACTCTTTAGTTTTTCTGTCTGAAGATAAAGAAGAATGCCAGAAGCATATTGCCGAATCGCATGTAAGTAGTGATGGCATGTCTATTGGTCTTGATAACAAGCCATGCAGTGATGATACTATTGTAGCTCTTAATCAGGAAGAGAACAATGCTTGCGGTACAATTATAAGGTGTGGTTCTATCAAGGAAGATCGGGATATGGGTGCAGACAACTCTTTAGATTTTGCAtctaaaaataaagaagaatgCCAGAAGCATATTGCCCAATCGAATGTAACTAATGATGGCATGTCTATTGGTCTTGCTAACCAGCCATGTAGTGATACTATTGTAGCTCTTAATCAGAAAGAGAACAATGATTGTGGTACAATTTTAAGGTGTGGTTCTATCGAGGAAGACCAGGATATGGATGCAGACAACTCTCTAGTTTTTGAATCTAAAAATAAAGAATGCCAGAAGCATATTGCCGAATCACTTGTAAGTAGTGATGTCATGTCTAATGGACTTGATAGCAAGCCATGCAGTGATGATACTATTGTAGCTCTTAATCAGGTAGAGAACAATGCTTGCGGTACAATTATACAGTGTGTTTCTATCAAGGAAGACCAGGATATGGATGTGGACAACTGTTTAGTTTTTCCATctaaaaataaagaagacaTCCAGAAGCATATTGCCGATACTTTACAAGTTAATGAAGATCAAATGATAGAAAATCCAACGGTGCAACTTCACTCAAATGAATGTACAAGACCTAGCGaggtttgaattttatattttctcaGACGATTGTGGTAGATgttttaaacaatattttttgtattaagCAAACTCTTACTAGTCGAGTCTATGGGGACTCCTCGAGTTTACATAGACTCTAGATTTTTTAGTATTTCCTTTGTTGTTGAGATGGCTTTATCTTAAGAAATCAGTTTCAAGGGTTTCTTAATATTATTACCTTTCATCCAACTACATGTCATTGGATTGGCAGGTTGAGAAGGTTGTTTCAGCTACGATGCAAATTACAGAGGGTGGAATCAAAGATCAATCTGCTTTTGATAAGATTTTAACCAATGCCACTTTAGAAAATGAATCCACAGAAAACTGTACGTTGATTGCAAATAATTCCAACACAGGTCTTGAGAAGGTCCCAATTTTCATAGCTTCGAATGAGAAGATGGGTTTATCAGATGTGTGTCCTACTGTGGATGCAGTTAGGGCATTCGTTGAACACTTGGTTGATCCAGTGCTTCCAGCAAAGCCTTCTATTCGTGATGATCCTCCACTATCTCAACAGCTCAAACTTGCAAAACAGGTTTCTTCATTCATCTTTACACTTTTGTTATAGCAATCCAAAGATCAACACCTAGGTCATTATTTGGAACTTGTTTTGATTCAGACCATTTTTTTGTTCACTATTGTTTTTATTCTCTGCTTGAAGTGTTATGGATTAATAACAATACTTGCAACCAATGAGACCAACCAAAACCGTTGGTAAGAACATAATTAACCAACCTAACCAAACCATAAAATAAACCACTAATGCCTCACACTTTGATTACCCTAATGTATAGTGGCATTTCCTAGCTCATTAGATTTGACCTGCTATACTTAATAGGAGGTAGcgttaagataaaaaaaataaatttacagaAGCAAAACTTTGCTGAATGTGCTtgaat
It contains:
- the LOC123907281 gene encoding uncharacterized protein LOC123907281; amino-acid sequence: MAESEVCPTVDAIRAFLEHLVDPMLEEKPCISDDPSLSLQQKVAKQVHSVVLLYNYYHRKQNPELEFVAFKEFCKLIVDLRPALLPYMKFTQQPVEADLVDVEQQMSLTEKSIMSSYDICTLLDASKKVPNIEGWPISKVAVLLVDSKKENCFLLSRSITDGAWSLIEKDVDASNQISEATSEIKTYKKRRVIKKPSNDGLNEGQILRVGYSVAKEAAGVNTIDIFLLKSYTVYSHSKEKTASRFYIMKCSQPINEGFIQIPIKDLVERFQGPLVKRSSSSWKVTPVVECFHVLPYSEIISDWISRETFSNSLQDSKLEEKQFPKLEVTELHVSRDGTSIALDNKPCSDTIVALNQKENNGCSTIILRGSIKEDQDMDADNSSVFLSKDKEECQKHIAESLVSSDATSNGLDNKPCSDDTIVALNQEKNNACGTIIKFGSIKEDRDMDADNSFVFPSKDKEECQKHIGESNVSNDDMSIGLDNKPCSDTIVALNQKENNDCRTIIRCGSIKEDTDMDAGISLVLTFEDKEECQKHIAESHVSNDGKSVGLDNKPCSDTIVALNQKENNDCGTIIRCGSIKEDQNMDAGNSFVFPSEDKEECQKLIAESHVSNDGMSIGLDNKPCGDTVVALNQKENNDCGTIIRCGSIKEDQDMDAGNSLVFLSEDKEECQKHIAESHVSSDGMSIGLDNKPCSDDTIVALNQEENNACGTIIRCGSIKEDRDMGADNSLDFASKNKEECQKHIAQSNVTNDGMSIGLANQPCSDTIVALNQKENNDCGTILRCGSIEEDQDMDADNSLVFESKNKECQKHIAESLVSSDVMSNGLDSKPCSDDTIVALNQVENNACGTIIQCVSIKEDQDMDVDNCLVFPSKNKEDIQKHIADTLQVNEDQMIENPTVQLHSNECTRPSEVEKVVSATMQITEGGIKDQSAFDKILTNATLENESTENCTLIANNSNTGLEKVPIFIASNEKMGLSDVCPTVDAVRAFVEHLVDPVLPAKPSIRDDPPLSQQLKLAKQVHSVVLLYNYYHRIQHPELEFVAFKDFCKLIVDLRPMLSRYMKFTQKPDETDLVDMEQQLSLTEKAITGSCDICIHLDASKNVPNIEGWPVSKVAVLLVNSKKENCFLLFCSITDGVWSVIEKDVDSYNQISEVTNGINHAYKKRRVIKKPTENGLNVDDDEFVQVGYSAVKEATGINSIDIMLLESYTVYSQSKEKTASRFYIMKCSQPTTEGLIQVPIKDLIESFRGPLLKKSSSSWTVTSVLEYFHVLPYSEIISEWISRETFSNSLQDSKLVEKQSPKQDVTELYASSEGMSIGLDNKSCHDTIEALNQKEINDCDTITRCGSVKEGQDMDVDSSSVFPSKNKEECKLSVKTLQVREDQKIENPSVQHHSNECTSPIQAEKVVSTRKHITEGGIKDQSAFDKICADTPFDNETVEKCTLIANNSNIDLEKIGIFIASKGKILSQTAVNALKRKRSALALQKRVIEDEIAVCNMKIQRWLIGEEDDMDLKIDSIIEGCNVRNQGRMCQYLEGQCLPPSVKSKRLAEAVLTLQSPCEELDEICHANNWIVPTYGVSPSNGAFQANVSVKGMDFEYLCDGNPCSFPREARNSAAAQMLTKLRSMAKSAL